ACCTTTAGCCAGTTCCGTCTGTTTCGTATCTGGTTTGTCCTGCAGCGCTATAATAAATTCAGCTATAAACCCTTTATGACCAATATGAACGCTTTTATTGATATTACTGGTGTACGTGATGACCATAAAAAATAGGAAGCGAAAAATTTTGTTAGTGGTTTTCGGCGTACTCTTCGCTTATGCCCTCTGGCTTACATACCGCCCGGTAGAAATTGTGGCCGTTCACCATAGAGGTAACAACTTTAGCGCTATTCTGGTTAAAAATTTCCCTTTTACCGACCGGAGTAAAATAAACTGGTGGCTGGAGAATCGAGACATACTTAAAGAAAAGTATAATGTGCCTGATCCTGATGAAAACGGCCCTTTCTCGATTATTGTTTGGCGTTTCGGCAAAGGTTATCAGGCGGATAAGCAGGATGATGATCAATACTGTTTTAAAGATATGCAAATCCGTGAACATTGCATACAAAAAGACACCCTTTTAATTATCGATGGCAGAGGGAAAAATCAGGCGTATTTCACCGGTGATAATGGAAAATATCTATTAAAAAATAACGGCGAGATTATTAAAATCAAAGACAGATAGTGGTCATTTATTGCCCACACCTTTCAGGTTCTACTCACGGGTTTAGCAGGAAACCGTAAATTATAAGGCATTTAACGGGTCCGGAAGAGCAATAAACAGGATGGCGGTAGATGAGGATAAAAAGAAACGCACCCTGTTATTATTGATAATTATTGCACTGCTGGCTTATGTCTTCTGGTTTATAGGCCGCCCGGCAGAAAGGGTGGCCGTCCACCACCGAAGAGGCAAAGCTCACGCGATTTTGGTTAAAAGCTTTCCTTTTACCGGCAGCGGTAAAATTACGTGGTGGCTGGAAAACCGCGCCAGGTTAAAAGAGCAATATAACGTTCCCACCCCAGCGAACACGGTTTCTTTTCTCTGGCTATCTGGTTTTTCGATACAACTATCAGGAAAATAAATACGATGACGACCTGTTCTGTTTTCATCACTTGGAACCTGATAAAAATTGCACAGAAAAGGACGCAGCACTTCTTATCTATCACAGCCCGGGAAACCAGGCCGATTTTATCGGTGATAATAGCGAATA
This DNA window, taken from Mixta gaviniae, encodes the following:
- a CDS encoding DUF943 family protein, which translates into the protein MAVDEDKKKRTLLLLIIIALLAYVFWFIGRPAERVAVHHRRGKAHAILVKSFPFTGSGKITWWLENRARLKEQYNVPTPANTVSFLWLSGFSIQLSGK
- a CDS encoding DUF943 family protein, whose translation is MTIKNRKRKILLVVFGVLFAYALWLTYRPVEIVAVHHRGNNFSAILVKNFPFTDRSKINWWLENRDILKEKYNVPDPDENGPFSIIVWRFGKGYQADKQDDDQYCFKDMQIREHCIQKDTLLIIDGRGKNQAYFTGDNGKYLLKNNGEIIKIKDR